The region AAACCCTAGCCCACGGCGTTTTGTTCTACTATCATAAAGTCGGATTGTGGACGGCTAATCCGGCAAAAGACCAGGGGCGTAAGGTTTGGCGCATCAGCCAAAATAAATTGAGTCAAGCCGAATACAAAACAGCCCTCGCCAATTTGGCGCCTTTAAATTCAGACGGCATGACCGCGGAAGAACAACGCAAATATTCTTCCGGCGCATTGCGCGACATCACCAAATCGGTGCAAGCGATTAGCAAGGTTCAAGATTAATCAAGCCTTCACATTTCAGCGGGAGCCTTTAAAGAGGCTCCCGTGATTTTTTCAGTAGCTGCACTTCTGCCGACCGACAAATCGGCGTACACTAATGCCGTATCCGAAATTGAGCTTTTAAACATCACACGAAGCTCAGGCTGTTGCACCACTCAAGGCCGTCTGAAACGTTATCGGTTTCGGCAACAGCGTTTTCACAGAAAGGTTAAAACATGAATTTCCCATCCCGCTTTATTTCTGCGACCCGCATGCGCCGTATGCGTAAAGATGATTTTTCCCGCCGTCTGATGCGTGAGCATACTTTGACGGCCGATGATTTGATTTATCCGGTTTTCGTGCTGGAAGGCGAAGGCGCGGAAGAAAGTGTACCCTCTATGCCGGGCGTAAAGCGCCAAAGCTTGGATAAATTATTGTTCACCGCTGAAGAAGCTTTGAATTTGGGCATTCCGATGTTGGCTTTGTTTCCGGTGGTGACGCAAAACAAAACCGAATTGGCTGAAGAAGCCTACAATCCTGAAGGTTTAGTACCGACCGTGGTGCGCACGCTGCGTGAAAAATTTCCTGAATTGGGCCTCATGACCGATGTCGCGCTTGACCCGTACACCATCCACGGTCAAGACGGCTTAACCGATGCCGATGGTTATGTGATGAACGATGAAACCATCGAAGTATTGGTCAAACAAGCTTTATGCCATGCAGATGCAGGGGCGCAAGTGGTGGCACCTTCAGACATGATGGACGGCCGCATTATGGCGATTCGCGAAGCCTTAGAAGATGCCGGCCACATCCACACCCGCATAATGGCCTACTCTGCCAAATATGCTTCTGCATTTTACGGCCCATTCCGCGATGCAGTCGGCAGCTCGGGTAATTTGGGCAATGCCGATAAAAAAACCTACCAAATGGATCCGGCCAACACCAACGAAGCCTTGCAAGAAGTTGCCTTGGATTTGCAGGAAGGTGCGGATATGGTGATGGTAAAACCGGGCATGCCTTATCTGGATGTGGTTCGTCGCGTGAAAGATGAATTCGGCGTACCAACCTATGCTTACCAAGTATCCGGCGAATATGCGATGTTGCAAGCCGCGATTCAAAATGGTTGGCTGGATGGTGAAAAAGTTATCTTGGAAAGTTTGCTCGCCTTCAAGCGCGCCGGTGCCGATGGCATTTTGACTTACTACGCCATTGAAGCCGCTAAAATGCTGCGTGCAAAATAAGGCAAATATTTCATTTGATAATTTAGGCCGTCTGAAACATCAAGCAGGGTTCTGCTTGATGTTTCAGACGGCCTTTTTCACATCATTAGCATTGCTAACGATTGAATTACCCAACGCAGCTTAACTGATTCAATCTTGTTTTTTAACATTTAAATCTTATTGGAGACTGTTTTATTTCAAAAATACTTCTCCAAAATAAATCCTTTGTTTATCCTGAATAAAAAATTAATCTACTCAAATTATCGCTAAAAATGCTTTACATTATATTTACACTATCTTCAATTACAAATATACTTCTATTCAATTATTACTATTATTTCGAACCTAAGTAATAAAATTAAGTTCTTGATAATAAAATAATCTTTCCGAATCTCCGTCTTTTTCAATTCAATTTTACAAAGGAACGCAGTATGGATTTACATGCAAAAGACAAATCCGAACACGCGGAAAACGTCGAGCTGCTCAGCGCACAAAAGCCGATTACCGACTTTAAAGGCCTGATTATCACGCTGGTGGCTGCATTACTCTGCTACGGCATTTACCACATTCTGCCTTACGAAACCAATGCCAACAAAGGCTTGGCTTTGCTGCTTTTCGTGGCGATTTTGTGGTTTACCGAAGCGGTGCACATTACCATTACCGCGCTGATGGTACCGGTGGCCGGTGCAATTTTGGCGTTTCCGGAAATGGACATCAAAAAAGCCATGGCCGGTTTTGCCGACCCAACCATCTATATTTTCTTCGGTGGTTTTGCTTTGGCAACTGCCATGCATATGCAGCGCCTTGATCGTAAAATTGCCGTCAGCCTGCTGATGCTCTCTCGCGGCAACATGAAAGCCGCAGTGTTGATGCTGTTCGGCGTGACCGCATTTTTATCGATGTGGATCAGCAACACCGCCACCGCCGCAATGATGCTGCCGTTGGCCATGGGCATGATGGATCACTTGGATAAAGAAAAAGACCGCAAAACCTTCGTTTTCGTGTTACTGGGTATCGCCTATTGCGCCAGCATCGGCGGTTTGGGTACGGTAGTCGGTTCGCCGCCGAACATGATTGCCGCCAAAGCATTGGATTTAGACTTTGTCGAGTGGATGAAACTTGGTCTGCCAATGATGCTGTTGATTCTGCCTCTGATGCTGCTGTCTTTGTTTATCATTCTCAAACCGAATTTACATGATCGCGTTGAAGTTAAAGCCGAAGTCATTCCATGGACCTTACACCGCGTTATCGCTCTGCTGATTTTCTTGGCAACCGCTTGCGCGTGGATTTTTAGCTCGAAAATTAAGGCTGCATTCGGTATCGCCAACCCGGATACCGTGATTGCCTTGATGGCCGCGATTGCGGTAGTGGTATTCGGTGTGGCGCAATGGAAAGAAGTTGCCCGCAATACCGACTGGGGCGTGTTAATGCTCTTCGGTGGCGGTATCAGCTTGAGCGCATTACTGCAACAATCCGGCGCCTCATTGGCTTTGGGCCAGCAAGTGGCGGCCACTTTCTCAAGCTCTCATCCGCTGGTGGTAATTCTGGTGGTGGCTACGTTCATCATCTTTCTGACTGAATTTACTAGCAACACTGCCTCTGCCGCACTGTTGGTGCCGATTTTTGCCACCATCGCGGCGCAAATGGGCTTACCCGAGCAGGTATTGGTGTTCGTCATCGGTATCGGTGCGTCGTGTGCATTTATGCTGCCGGTGGCCACTCCGCCAAATGCGATTGTGTTCGGCACAGGCCTGATTCGCCAGAAAGAAATGATGAATGTCGGTCTCTTACTCAACATCTTGTGTATATTCTTAGTGACTTTCTGGGCATACTTCATATTGATGTAGGCAATTGCTTAACCTCTTGATTCAAGGCCGTCTGAAAATAATTCTTTCAGACGGCCTTGAATTTTCTCTGTTACACTCCATTTTTTGAAAGATATTTAACGAAAGGAATCCCATGATTATTCTGCACACCAACAAAGGCGACATCAAAATCGAATTGGATTTTGACAAAGCACCGGTTACCGCGGCCAACTTCGAGCAATACGTTAAAGAAGGCTTCTACAACGGCGTGATTTTTCACCGCGTAATTAAAGGCTTCATGATTCAAGGCGGCGGCATGGATGAAAACATGAGCGAGAAAAACACCCGCGAACCTATTCAAAACGAAGCAGACAACGGCTTGTCTAACGACAAATACACCATCGCTATGGCGCGTACTTCCGACCCGCACTCTGCCAGCGCGCAATTTTTCATCAACACCGCCGACAATGCGTTCTTGAACCACCGTTCAAAAGAAATGCACGGCCGCAATGTGGTGCAAGAATGGGGCTATGCCGTATTCGGTAAAGTGGTTGAAGGCTTTGATGTTGTGGACGCAATTGAAAGTGTCGCCACCAAACGCCACGGCTACCACGATGATGTACCGACCGAAGCGGTGATCATCACCAAAGCCGAAGCAGTTTAATCATTGATTGATTTATGCCGTCCGAACTTTTCAGACGGCATTTTTATTATCTGTTTAAAAGCACATGATCACGTATTAAATTTAAATCATCATCCGCTCATTTTCACGCTAACAGAATTTTCAATTGTCACGTATAATAAGCAGAAAAACCATGACATCATAAGGAATCGACACATGAAATGGCAAGGGCGCAGACAAAGCTCAAATGTAGAAGACCGCCGCGGCAGAAGCGGTGGCGGCGGTAAAACGCCCGGCATCATCGGCATCATCGTATTACTGGTAGGCGCTTATTACGGTATCGACTTATCCGGTTTGGTCGGCACCCCAAGCGTGGGCATGAGCCAGCAATCCACGCTCGACAACAAACTGGAAAGGCAATTAAACGAACTCTCACGCGTTGTCTTGGCCGATACCGAGCAAACCTGGAGCAAAATTTTCGCCCGACACGGTCAGCAATACCGTCCGGCCCAAATGGTACTTTACACCGACGGCACATCCACCGCCTGCGGTACCGGCCAAGCGGCAATGGGGCCTTTCTATTGCCCGGGCGACCAAACCGTTTACTTGGATTTGTCGTTTTATGAAGACATGCGCACCAAATTAGGTGCTTCCGGTGATGCTGCCTTTGCCTACGTGATTGCCCACGAAATCGGCCACCACGTGCAAAACCTGTTGGGTATTTTGCCGCAAGTCACCCAAACGCAACGCGGCTCAAGCAAAACCCAAGCCAATGCTTTATCGGTGAAACTCGAATTACAGGCCGACTGCTTCGCCGGTATTTGGGCGCGAGATTCCATCAATCAAAACCTGCTCGACACCAATGACGTGCAAGAAGCCATGCTGGCAGCCGAATCCGTCGGCGATGACCGCCTGCAGAAACAATCGCAAGGCTATGTCGTACACGACAGCTTCACCCACGGCTCATCTGCCGAGCGCATGGCATGGTTGAAACGCGGTATCGACAGCGGCGACATCAACCAATGCAATACCTTCGCCACCAATTGATTTTCTTACTTTGAAAAAGGCCGTCTGAATCGTTCAGACGGCCTTTTATTGAAATTCTTCGCACCAAGTTTGCTATAATCTTGTCTTTTATTCATTTTTCAGACGGCCACCATGCTCAGCTACCGCCACGCCTTTCATGCCGGCAACCATGCCGATATACTCAAACATTTCACCCTGTTTCTCGCCTTGGAATATTTCAACCGCAAAGACAAACCCTATTGGTACATCGATACCCACAGCGGTGCCGGTTTATATGATTTAGGCAGCAACAAAGCACAGAAAGTCGGTGAATACAAACAAGGCATTAGCCTGCTCAACCAAGCACAAAAGCTGCCCAACGGGCTGGCCGAATTCACAGGCCGTCTGAAACATATTCTGCCGCAACAAAATCTTTATTGCGGCTCGCCTTGGCTGGCGCAAGCACTCACGCGCGAAAGCGACAAGCTGCGCCTGTTCGAGCTGCATCCGAGCGATTTTCAACATCTGCAAAACAATATGCGCGAAGCCCGCTTAAGCCGCCGAGGCATCATCATTAGCCAAGGCGACGGCTACCAAGGTTTGATTGCCCTGCTGCCGCCACCGACCCGCCGCGCGGTAGTGCTGATTGACCCGCCGTATGAAGAAAAACAGGATTACCGGCGTGTGGTGCAAACGCTGAAAGAAGCGCAAAAACGCTTTGAGTCGGGCTGCTACATGGTTTGGTATCCATGTTTGAGCCGAGAGGAAAGCCGCAAATTGCCGGAACAATTGCAAAAGCTTTCGCCGCAAAATTACCTGCATGCCGAATTACACGTCCACACACCGCGCGCCGACGGCTTCGGCATGCACGGAAGCGGTATGTTTATTATCAATCCGCCTTATCTTTTGGCCGGGCAGCTGCAAAACAACCTACCTGCGCTTACCGATATTTTGGCGCAAGACCAAGAGGCGAAATTTGTGTTGGATTATCAAATTAAATAAATCCTATAGATTTCAGGCCGTCTGAACCGTTTAGACGGCTAATCTTTATATAGTGGATTCACTACATTACCCGCCAATTGTTAAAGATGGCATATGCCTGCGTTTTCCATTACAATTAACTACATCTTTTCAGACGGCTCTATATCATGCGCCCACGTCTTTATTTACTTGCTTTATCCCTTACCCCGTTCTGGTTGGGCGCATGCGGCGGTTCGGAAAACACCCCTGTTTCTAAAGCCGTCAACGGGCAAATGCGCAAGGGCTTTATCAGCGCGGTTTCCGAGCAATGCGTCAGCCGCGTGCCGCAAGCCGTATCGGAAAAAAAAGTCCGCCAAATCTGCGACTGTACTGCCGGTAAAATATTCGACAGCGTTTCTATGCAAGACTTAACCGGCATGCTTGCAGGCAAAATCAGCCCCGAACTCACCGACAAACTCAACAGCGCCGCAATGGCCTGTGCGGAAGAAAGCATCAGCCGGCCTGAAGCTGCATCAGCCGTGGCTTCGGAAATTACGCCGTCACAATAAAGATGAGTATTAAGCCGTCTGAAACCAAAATTCCATGATTTTTATGAAGAAAAGAGTGTAACATGACTACTTTAGCGCAATTTTTACCGCAACATCTGCAACAAAACGACGTACCCGCCGAATTAGGCAGCGTGTTGCAATCCGTCGTTTCCGCCTGTGAAGACATCAGCGGTAAAGTCCGCTTGGGCGCATTGGCCGGCGTATTGGGCATGGCCGGCACGGGCAACGTGCAAGGCGAAGACCAGAAAAAACTCGATGTCATCGCCAATGACGTGTTGATTGATGTATTGAAAAGCAACCCGAATGTCGCCGGTTTGGCCAGCGAAGAAGAAGACACGTTTGTCGCCTGCAACGACAACGGCGGCTATTTGGTTCTCTTCGATCCGCTCGATGGTTCATCCAATATCGACGTCAACATTTCCGTCGGCACCATTTTCTCGATTTTGGCCAAACCTGAAGGCGCGTTAAACACCGAATCTTTCCTGCAAAAAGGCCAAGACCAAGTCGGCAGCGGCTATGTGTTATACGGCCCGCAGACACAATTGGTGTTTACTTTAAAACACGGTGTATTTGTGTTTACCCTGAATGAACAAAACGAATTTGTGTTGACACAAGAAAATCCGCAGATTCCGGCCGCCACCAAAGAATTTGCCGTCAATATGTCGAACCAACGCCACTGGTTCGCGCCTATGCAGCAATACATCGATGAACTTTTGGCCGGTGAAACCGGTGCGCGCGGTAAAAACTACAATATGCGCTGGGTCGCCAGCATGGTCGCGGAAATCCACCGCATCTTGATGCGCGGCGGCGTGTTTATGTATCCGCAAGACAAACGCGATCCGAGCAAACCGGGCAAATTGCGCCTGATGTATGAAGCCAACCCGTTGAGCCTGATTTTTGCCCAAAGCGGCGGCGCAGCCAGCAATACGCTGGAACAGATTCTCAGCATCCGGCCAACCGGCCTGCACCAACGCGTGTCGGTCATTATGGGCAGCCGCGAAGAAGTGGAACGCGTTAATGAGTTGCACAAAGCGTAATATTTAAGCTGATGATTTAGTTTGAATCACTAGAAATCAAAAGGCCGTCTGAAATTTCAGACGGCCTTTTATAATGTT is a window of Neisseria yangbaofengii DNA encoding:
- a CDS encoding class 1 fructose-bisphosphatase encodes the protein MTTLAQFLPQHLQQNDVPAELGSVLQSVVSACEDISGKVRLGALAGVLGMAGTGNVQGEDQKKLDVIANDVLIDVLKSNPNVAGLASEEEDTFVACNDNGGYLVLFDPLDGSSNIDVNISVGTIFSILAKPEGALNTESFLQKGQDQVGSGYVLYGPQTQLVFTLKHGVFVFTLNEQNEFVLTQENPQIPAATKEFAVNMSNQRHWFAPMQQYIDELLAGETGARGKNYNMRWVASMVAEIHRILMRGGVFMYPQDKRDPSKPGKLRLMYEANPLSLIFAQSGGAASNTLEQILSIRPTGLHQRVSVIMGSREEVERVNELHKA
- a CDS encoding peptidylprolyl isomerase; amino-acid sequence: MIILHTNKGDIKIELDFDKAPVTAANFEQYVKEGFYNGVIFHRVIKGFMIQGGGMDENMSEKNTREPIQNEADNGLSNDKYTIAMARTSDPHSASAQFFINTADNAFLNHRSKEMHGRNVVQEWGYAVFGKVVEGFDVVDAIESVATKRHGYHDDVPTEAVIITKAEAV
- the ypfJ gene encoding KPN_02809 family neutral zinc metallopeptidase, with the protein product MKWQGRRQSSNVEDRRGRSGGGGKTPGIIGIIVLLVGAYYGIDLSGLVGTPSVGMSQQSTLDNKLERQLNELSRVVLADTEQTWSKIFARHGQQYRPAQMVLYTDGTSTACGTGQAAMGPFYCPGDQTVYLDLSFYEDMRTKLGASGDAAFAYVIAHEIGHHVQNLLGILPQVTQTQRGSSKTQANALSVKLELQADCFAGIWARDSINQNLLDTNDVQEAMLAAESVGDDRLQKQSQGYVVHDSFTHGSSAERMAWLKRGIDSGDINQCNTFATN
- the hemB gene encoding porphobilinogen synthase, producing the protein MNFPSRFISATRMRRMRKDDFSRRLMREHTLTADDLIYPVFVLEGEGAEESVPSMPGVKRQSLDKLLFTAEEALNLGIPMLALFPVVTQNKTELAEEAYNPEGLVPTVVRTLREKFPELGLMTDVALDPYTIHGQDGLTDADGYVMNDETIEVLVKQALCHADAGAQVVAPSDMMDGRIMAIREALEDAGHIHTRIMAYSAKYASAFYGPFRDAVGSSGNLGNADKKTYQMDPANTNEALQEVALDLQEGADMVMVKPGMPYLDVVRRVKDEFGVPTYAYQVSGEYAMLQAAIQNGWLDGEKVILESLLAFKRAGADGILTYYAIEAAKMLRAK
- a CDS encoding SLC13 family permease — protein: MDLHAKDKSEHAENVELLSAQKPITDFKGLIITLVAALLCYGIYHILPYETNANKGLALLLFVAILWFTEAVHITITALMVPVAGAILAFPEMDIKKAMAGFADPTIYIFFGGFALATAMHMQRLDRKIAVSLLMLSRGNMKAAVLMLFGVTAFLSMWISNTATAAMMLPLAMGMMDHLDKEKDRKTFVFVLLGIAYCASIGGLGTVVGSPPNMIAAKALDLDFVEWMKLGLPMMLLILPLMLLSLFIILKPNLHDRVEVKAEVIPWTLHRVIALLIFLATACAWIFSSKIKAAFGIANPDTVIALMAAIAVVVFGVAQWKEVARNTDWGVLMLFGGGISLSALLQQSGASLALGQQVAATFSSSHPLVVILVVATFIIFLTEFTSNTASAALLVPIFATIAAQMGLPEQVLVFVIGIGASCAFMLPVATPPNAIVFGTGLIRQKEMMNVGLLLNILCIFLVTFWAYFILM
- a CDS encoding 23S rRNA (adenine(2030)-N(6))-methyltransferase RlmJ, with the translated sequence MLSYRHAFHAGNHADILKHFTLFLALEYFNRKDKPYWYIDTHSGAGLYDLGSNKAQKVGEYKQGISLLNQAQKLPNGLAEFTGRLKHILPQQNLYCGSPWLAQALTRESDKLRLFELHPSDFQHLQNNMREARLSRRGIIISQGDGYQGLIALLPPPTRRAVVLIDPPYEEKQDYRRVVQTLKEAQKRFESGCYMVWYPCLSREESRKLPEQLQKLSPQNYLHAELHVHTPRADGFGMHGSGMFIINPPYLLAGQLQNNLPALTDILAQDQEAKFVLDYQIK